The window gtggagcagagcagctggcggagcagagccgagcagtttgtgaggacggctggaggagcagagtggagtggctggtagagtggagcagttcgtggtgaaggcggaagcagaaccccacggagaggcagggcagttggccccggacctcATAAGGTGCCCCCTTCTatctaggctgggggagggggatctcTGCAGGTAGACTCTctaactctggggctgcactgacccaggacagagacttttgggttgcgggacttttgggactgtgggtgatctttgggttgctggactctagggacatttgaggtattggattttggagtcttggggtgatttgggggttgctggactcaagagcccagggaaaaggacacggcccaatttcctggggtgggtctttgctcacggtttggtctatgaactcagTACATACTGATGGAAAGGACAAAACATGTGGTATCTAATTCTCCTTGACAGCAAGGTCTCTTTTTCCCCTTGCAAAGGGACGTAAGGCAATAATGAATATAAATGATGCCTATCTTAAGGCCCCTGTTTCCTTCACACTGCAGGGTCAGTGTAAACAGCCTGCGTGTAATTCAGAATAAGTCCACATGTGAATGAAAGCATCAGCACACGGGTGGGAAAGCCTTGGCAGAAAGAGTCATAAAGCGTAACGTTAGAAATGCAGCATGGCTGTCAGACCAAGGTGCTGAGCagacacagctcccactgagttcagctgGAGCCCTGATTGCCCACACATCTGAAAGCCATGCCCAAAATGTCAGGGGTGAATATGTGTCTTGCTGTTCATTTCCTGATTTTTCCTTCATCCACGGGTGTTCCTGATGGGTTTAGCATGTCCCACAGTATCCACCAAGATACCTACGGCCATATCCCCGTATCCCTATAATCCTCCGTAACCATAAAGGACTGGTAACCGCAGTGTCCCCCATAGCCCAATAATCCCCCATAACTGTAAAGACCCAGGTAACCACAGTATCCCCCATGGCCCAATAATCCTCTGTAACTGTAAAGGCCCCTGTAACCACCTAATCTCCCTAAACCATACAATGCTCCGTAATGGCCTCCATAGCCGTACAATCCCCCCAAACCAAATGAGCCCCTGAAACTGGCTCCAACCACA of the Gopherus flavomarginatus isolate rGopFla2 chromosome 1, rGopFla2.mat.asm, whole genome shotgun sequence genome contains:
- the LOC127032899 gene encoding claw keratin-like, which produces MTFSSLWYPECGVARPSPVTGSSNEPCVRQCPDSKVVIRPSAVVVTLPGPILSNFPQQSEVAAIGAPVVGASFRGSFGLGGLYGYGGHYGALYGLGRLGGYRGLYSYRGLLGHGGYCGYLGLYSYGGLLGYGGHCGYQSFMVTEDYRDTGIWP